A genome region from Terriglobales bacterium includes the following:
- the tal gene encoding transaldolase: protein MTTQLESLRRHSLVVADTGDIEAVARWKPQDATTNPSLLLSSAEDPRYRHLMDRDMDRVFVNFGCEILKHIPGRVSTEVDARLSFDTQGSIAKAQRFIALYEKQGVKRERVLIKLASTWEGIKAAEKLEREGIHCNMTLLFSFAQAVACADAGVTLISPFVGRIYDWYKASRKVDDIPVEEDPGVASVRKIYTYYKKHGYKVQVMGASFRKTGQILALAGCDLLTIAPDLLEKLSRAEGAIPRLLSPEKAKTQSAEKVNWDEKAFRWEHNQDAMATDKLAEGIRRFDADARKLEKLLTSLAAAVPAK from the coding sequence GCGCGCTGGAAGCCGCAGGACGCCACCACCAACCCTTCGCTCCTGCTCTCGTCGGCCGAGGACCCGCGTTACCGGCACCTCATGGACCGCGACATGGACCGGGTGTTCGTCAACTTCGGCTGCGAGATCCTCAAGCACATCCCCGGTCGGGTTTCGACCGAGGTCGATGCGCGGCTTTCCTTCGACACGCAGGGCTCGATCGCCAAGGCGCAGCGGTTTATCGCTCTGTACGAGAAGCAAGGCGTGAAGCGCGAGCGCGTACTGATCAAGCTCGCAAGCACGTGGGAAGGCATCAAGGCGGCGGAGAAGCTCGAGCGCGAGGGCATCCACTGCAACATGACGCTGCTCTTCTCTTTCGCGCAGGCGGTGGCGTGCGCGGATGCGGGCGTGACGCTGATCTCGCCCTTCGTCGGGCGGATCTACGACTGGTACAAGGCGAGCCGCAAGGTGGACGACATCCCGGTGGAGGAAGATCCGGGCGTCGCGTCGGTGAGGAAGATCTACACCTACTACAAGAAGCACGGCTACAAGGTGCAGGTGATGGGCGCGAGCTTCCGCAAGACCGGGCAGATCCTCGCGCTCGCGGGCTGCGACCTTCTCACCATCGCGCCCGACCTGCTGGAGAAGCTGTCCAGGGCCGAGGGCGCGATCCCGAGGCTGCTCTCCCCGGAGAAAGCGAAAACCCAATCGGCGGAAAAGGTGAATTGGGACGAAAAGGCGTTCCGCTGGGAGCACAACCAGGACGCCATGGCGACCGACAAGCTCGCCGAAGGCATCCGGCGCTTCGACGCCGATGCGCGCAAGCTGGAGAAGCTGCTCACTTCGCTCGCCGCGGCGGTCCCCGCCAAGTAG
- a CDS encoding TRAP transporter substrate-binding protein → MLKRAFAVAVSAAFVSFGAQAQAPATKSIKVQSSWPASLTIQDHLRIISERMEKASGGTVKVEAMAAGQIVPAFEVLDAANKKVIDGWHSISYYWVGKSPTAALFAGPPGGPFGMDHMDYLGWLYVGGGLQMWRDFYQNELKLNLIVWPAHPSSPQAFGWFKKPLRSVADFKGMKCRQTGLNAEIYAKLGQSVVNMPGGEIVPAAQRGVIDCAEWVGGVEDLRLGLPGVFKYHYTPGMHENNSIGEFGLNLDVWKSLSPQQQELFNIVINDAFIEWLTKWQKQNADAMDEMVKKHGVQIRRTPADILIASLKAWDEVAKENSAKNPTFKKVYESQREYAAKVVPAKRYMHPPYSFAANYYWPQDGGSAAKKDGKKQP, encoded by the coding sequence ATGCTCAAAAGAGCGTTTGCAGTCGCCGTTTCGGCGGCGTTCGTTTCATTCGGGGCGCAGGCGCAGGCCCCGGCCACGAAGTCGATCAAGGTCCAGTCGAGCTGGCCCGCCAGCCTGACGATCCAGGACCACCTGCGCATCATTTCCGAGCGGATGGAGAAGGCGAGCGGCGGCACGGTGAAGGTCGAGGCCATGGCCGCCGGGCAGATCGTGCCCGCCTTCGAGGTGCTCGACGCGGCCAACAAGAAGGTGATCGACGGCTGGCACTCGATCTCGTACTACTGGGTGGGAAAGAGCCCGACCGCGGCGCTGTTCGCCGGGCCTCCGGGAGGCCCGTTCGGCATGGATCACATGGATTACCTGGGCTGGCTCTACGTCGGCGGCGGCCTGCAGATGTGGCGCGACTTCTACCAGAACGAGCTCAAGCTGAACCTGATCGTCTGGCCCGCGCACCCGTCCAGCCCGCAGGCGTTCGGCTGGTTCAAGAAGCCGCTCAGGTCAGTCGCCGACTTCAAGGGCATGAAGTGCCGCCAGACCGGCCTGAACGCGGAGATCTACGCCAAGCTCGGCCAGAGCGTGGTCAACATGCCGGGCGGCGAGATCGTGCCGGCCGCGCAGCGCGGGGTGATCGACTGCGCCGAGTGGGTCGGCGGCGTGGAAGACCTGCGCCTCGGGCTGCCGGGCGTGTTCAAGTACCACTACACGCCGGGCATGCACGAGAACAACTCGATCGGCGAGTTCGGCCTGAACCTCGACGTCTGGAAGTCGCTCAGCCCGCAGCAGCAGGAGCTGTTCAACATCGTGATCAACGACGCGTTCATCGAGTGGCTCACCAAGTGGCAGAAGCAGAACGCCGACGCGATGGACGAGATGGTCAAGAAGCACGGCGTGCAGATCCGCCGCACCCCGGCCGACATCCTGATCGCGTCGCTGAAGGCGTGGGACGAGGTGGCGAAGGAGAACTCGGCGAAGAACCCGACCTTCAAGAAGGTGTACGAGTCGCAGCGCGAGTACGCCGCCAAGGTGGTGCCCGCGAAGCGCTACATGCACCCGCCGTACTCTTTTGCCGCGAACTACTACTGGCCGCAGGACGGCGGTTCGGCAGCGAAGAAGGATGGCAAAAAACAACCCTGA
- a CDS encoding YihY/virulence factor BrkB family protein, producing MLHPRQVWPLFKKAVQAWSNDYAPSMGAALSYYTLFSIAPLLLIVIAVAGWFFGDEAARGEITSGLSGLMGEQGAKAIEEMIANASQPKEGLIATVTGVFVLILGATTVFGELQNSLDRIWRAPAREAGGVWKLLRSRLLSLGMILGIAFLLMVSLVLDTVLQSLGKMWGTEGWQVLAQIVNFVAGFALTTTVFALIYKLMPRARIEWHDVWVGAVVTAILFTVGKFLISLYLGRSAVASSFGAAGSLAVVMIWVYYSAQIFLLGAEFTWVYSHEYGSRKGQKRPGAVEKEDSRGTPVAVPVRVQAARPLPPMPMPEAVPVHKRQPLVTVAIATALGAVAGVVFRAKPDVIFHRRRPRLLARLKLR from the coding sequence ATGCTGCACCCCAGGCAAGTCTGGCCGCTGTTCAAGAAGGCCGTGCAGGCGTGGTCCAACGACTACGCGCCGAGCATGGGCGCGGCGCTCTCCTACTACACCCTGTTCTCCATCGCGCCGCTGCTTCTCATCGTGATCGCGGTCGCCGGCTGGTTCTTCGGCGACGAGGCGGCGCGCGGCGAGATCACCTCGGGCCTGTCGGGCCTGATGGGCGAGCAGGGCGCAAAGGCGATCGAGGAGATGATCGCCAACGCGTCGCAGCCGAAGGAAGGGCTGATCGCCACGGTTACGGGCGTCTTCGTGCTCATCCTCGGCGCGACCACGGTGTTCGGCGAGCTGCAAAACTCGCTCGACCGCATCTGGCGCGCGCCGGCGCGCGAAGCCGGCGGGGTGTGGAAGCTGCTGCGCTCGCGACTCCTTTCGCTCGGCATGATCCTCGGTATCGCGTTCCTGCTCATGGTGTCGCTGGTGCTCGATACGGTGCTGCAGTCGCTCGGAAAGATGTGGGGCACCGAGGGCTGGCAGGTGCTCGCGCAGATCGTGAACTTCGTGGCCGGCTTCGCGCTCACCACCACGGTGTTCGCGCTCATCTACAAGCTGATGCCGCGCGCCAGGATCGAGTGGCACGACGTGTGGGTCGGCGCCGTGGTGACCGCGATCCTCTTCACGGTCGGCAAGTTCCTCATCAGCCTCTACCTCGGGCGCAGCGCCGTCGCTTCCTCGTTCGGCGCCGCCGGCTCGCTCGCGGTGGTGATGATCTGGGTCTACTACTCGGCGCAGATCTTCCTGCTCGGCGCGGAGTTCACCTGGGTCTACTCGCACGAGTACGGCTCGCGCAAAGGGCAGAAGAGACCGGGCGCCGTTGAGAAAGAAGATTCTCGAGGAACACCCGTCGCGGTCCCGGTTCGGGTGCAGGCCGCGCGCCCGCTGCCGCCCATGCCGATGCCAGAGGCGGTGCCGGTGCACAAGCGCCAGCCGCTGGTCACCGTCGCCATCGCTACCGCGCTCGGCGCGGTGGCGGGAGTGGTGTTCCGCGCGAAGCCGGATGTCATCTTCCACCGCCGCCGCCCGCGGCTTCTTGCACGGCTCAAATTGCGGTGA